In a genomic window of Arctopsyche grandis isolate Sample6627 unplaced genomic scaffold, ASM5162203v2 HiC_scaffold_93, whole genome shotgun sequence:
- the LOC143921952 gene encoding uncharacterized protein LOC143921952 yields the protein MNFFKSNCAKNNKIGNSLLLIAHPDDESMFFSPFLYSNKPFILCLSDGGFEGKGEIRRKELAAIKNMLFHQSQLVWFRYLYILFSSYMKYVIII from the exons ATGAA CTTTTTTAAATCCAACTGTgccaaaaacaataaaatcggGAACTCTCTGTTGCTTATTGCACACCCAGACGATGAATCAATGTTTTTCTCCCCTTTTCTTTATTCTAACAAACcttttattttgtgtttatCAGATGGTGGTTTTGAAGGAAAAGGTGAAATAAGAAGGAAAGAGCTTGCCGC tattaaaaatatgctTTTTCATCAATCACAGCTTGTTTGGTTcagatatttatacattttattttcaagttATATGAAATAcgtcattataatttaa